The proteins below come from a single Argentina anserina chromosome 1, drPotAnse1.1, whole genome shotgun sequence genomic window:
- the LOC126791767 gene encoding uncharacterized protein LOC126791767, translated as MDENSALIESILREEDAAVADKYVKKMTAPVQNGDAYAWQTVSYHKRNRRSIPPDSADVFRSVELPSEDRRRRIRDARQTDSTVAAVGSPPHSDGCSDGEVAGAVENGEAKKVKVKKPKKPKMTVAVAAAKIDADHLAAFLAEITEVYQSQQDILLMRLADYFGRAFASVGAAQFPWLKMLKESTVSKMVDIPLSHISENVYKTSVDWIGQRSTEALGSFVLWSLDCTLADLASHQGAAKGSKKVVQQPSRCQVAIFMVLAMILRRKPDVLISLFPVMRESSKYQGQEKLSLTIWSITQASQGDLVVGLYAWVHLLLPVLSSKLGCNPQSRDLILQSVERILSSPKACPILLNGAVRKGEHIVSPSALDILMRVSFPSTSARIKATERFEAVYPILKDIALAGSPGSKTVRQVAKSTLDYSIRAMNEGISELSKEASSVFIWCLTQSPECYKQWDMLYLDNLSASVVVLKNLSNEWKEHSVRHASLEPLRETLMSFREKNEKASAKGDDLVRHSLLKDADKYCKLILGLSSQGHGCMKSVVLVSVSLALGVAVMSQNFQPEDLKKFAAMFNFPLTLNGGTQQY; from the exons atGGATGAGAATTCAGCTCTGATCGAATCGATTCTCAGAGAGGAGGACGCAGCCGTGGCGGACAAGTATGTCAAGAAGATGACCGCGCCTGTCCAGAACGGCGACGCATACGCCTGGCAGACCGTTTCATACCACAAGAGAAACCGGCGGTCAATTCCGCCGGATTCCGCCGACGTCTTCCGCTCCGTCGAGCTGCCTTCCGAGGACCGCCGGAGGAGAATTCGAGACGCTCGTCAAACGGATTCCACTGTTGCCGCAGTCGGATCCCCGCCGCATTCCGACGGTTGTAGCGACGGCGAGGTCGCCGGTGCCGTGGAAAACGGCGAGGCGAAGAAGGTTAAGGTGAAGAAGCCGAAAAAACCGAAGATGACTGTGGCCGTGGCCGCTGCCAAGATCGACGCAGATCATCTCGCCGCTTTTCTCGCCGAGATAACC GAGGTGTATCAATCACAGCAAGACATTCTGCTTATGCGTCTGGCTGATTATTTCGGCCGAGCATTTGCGTCTGTCGGTGCGGCTCAGTTTCCATGGTTGAAGATGCTAAAGGAATCCACAGTCTCTAAGATGGTTGAC ATCCCTCTTTCTCATATATCAGAAAATGTGTATAAGACATCAGTTGACTGGATCGGCCAGCGCTCTACTGAAGCCCTTGGGTCATTTGTGTTGTGGTCGCTAGATTGCACTCTTGCTGACCTTGCAAGTCATCAGGGAGCAGCTAAGGGATCCAAAAAGGTGGTCCAGCAACCTTCAAGATGTCAG GTTGCCATTTTCATGGTTTTAGCAATGATTTTGCGAAGAAAACCTGATGTATTGATTAGTCTCTTTCCTGTGATGAGGGAAAGTTCAAAATATCAAGGCCAAGAAAAGCTTTCGCTCACAATTTGGTCGATTACGCAG GCCTCTCAAGGAGATTTGGTTGTTGGGCTGTACGCGTGGGTACATCTTCTGCTGCCTGTATTGAGTAGCAAGTTGGGTTGTAATCCACAGTCGAGAGACTTGATTTTGCAGTCAGTTGAAAG AATTTTATCTTCTCCAAAAGCTTGCCCTATTCTATTAAACGGTGCCGTCCGGAAAGGGGAGCACATTGTGTCGCCATCAGCTCTTGATATcttgatgagagtttcttttccttcaaCTTCAGCGCGAATTAAG GCAACTGAGAGATTTGAGGCTGTCTATCCAATCTTGAAAGATATCGctctggctggatccccgggtAGCAAAACAGTGAGGCAGGTTGCAAAGAGCACTCTGGACTATTCAATTAGAGCTATGAATGAAG GCATTTCTGAGCTATCTAAAGAAGCAAGCTCTGTGTTTATCTGGTGTTTGACACAAAGTCCCGAATGTTACAAGCAATGG GACATGCTTTACCTGGACAATCTCTCTGCAAGTGTCGTTGTGCTGAAGAATCTATCTAACGAGTGGAAGGAGCATTCTGTTAGGCATGCTTCTCTTGAACCCTTGAGGGAAACCTTGATGAGTTTCAGGGAGAAG AATGAGAAAGCATCAGCAAAGGGAGATGATTTGGTGCGCCATTCGTTGTTAAAGGATGCAGATAAATATTGCAAGTTGATTTTAGGACTGTCATCTCAAGGCCATGGATGCATGAAAAGCGTGGTTTTGGTGTCTGTTTCCCTTGCTTTAGGTGTTGCTGTCATGTCCCAAAACTTTCAACCTGAAGACCTCAAGAAATTTGCCGCTATGTTCAACTTCCCCCTAACTCTAAATGGAGGAACTCAGCAATACTGA